The window TGGATTGTTTGTAGAATTTGAAAATCCGCAATCTGCAATTCAAGAAGGACAATTTGTTGCTTGGTATAAAAATGAAGAGCTTTTAGGTTCGGGAGTTATTTCGTAGATTTACATTAATTAATAATACTGTCTTTCCTGCGTAGGCAGGAATCTATTTTTTATGAAAAACAACAAAATCACACAACTTTTCAATATAAAATACCCAATAATTCAAGGAGGAATGATTTGGGTTTCGGGTTACAAATTAGCATCAGCAGTTTCAAATGCTGGAGGTTTAGGTTTAATAGGAGCAGGTTCTATGTATCCAGATGTGCTACGTGAGCATATTCAGAAATGTAAGAAAGCAACCGATAAGCCTTTTGGTGTAAACGTACCAATGTTATATCCACAGATTGATAAAATAATGAATATTATTGTGGAAGAAGGCGTGAAAATCGTTTTTACTTCCGCAGGAAATCCTAAAACATGGACAGCTTTTCTTAAGGAAAAAGGAATTACAGTTGTGCATGTTGTAAGCTCTGTTAAGTTTGCATTAAAAGCAGAAGCAGCTGGAGTAGATGCGGTTGTTTGTGAAGGATTTGAAGCTGGTGGACATAACGGTCGTGAGGAAACTACTACGTTTACATTAATTCCTATGGTAAAAGAGCAGGTTAAAATTCCTGTTATTTCAGCAGGTGGAATTGGAACGGGGCGTGGAATGTTGGCAGCAATGGTTTTAGGAGCAGATGGTGTACAAATTGGTAGCCGTTTTGCAGCTACCTTAGAATCTTCTGCACACGATAATTTTAAGCAAACTATTGTGAATGTTAAAGATGGAGGCACACAACTTACATTGAAAGAATTAGCGCCTGTTCGTTTGGTTAAAAATAAATTTTTTCAAGAAGTTCAAGAATTATACAAACAAAATCCAACTGTTGGACAAATTAAAGAACTCTTGGGGCGCGCACGTGCAAAACGTGGAATGTTTGAAGGTGATTTGGAAGATGGCGAATTAGAAATTGGGCAAATTGCTGGATTAATTCATGAGATAAAACCTGCAAAAGATGTTTTAGAAGAAATTATTGCTGAATATAATTTGGTGAAAGAAAATTTATAGGTTTAGTTCATTCAACTAATCCATCACTAAAGAATAAGCTGTTTTTAATAGCTCTCCTTTTTCTTTTATAGTTAAGGAAATTGATAATTGTGCTAACCCAATTAGTCTACGCATTATTTCAATACCTGCCACTTGATTTAAAAGTTTACTATCTATTTTTTGAGGGTAATTTTTCTCTATAGTTGATAAGACAGTTCTATTTTGTGAAATTAAAATAGCATGCGCTGCAAGAACTCCTAAATCAAATTCAGCAAAACCTAAAAAACTAAATTCTGGATCAATAATATAAATATCATTGCCTTTGCGCATCCAACTTCCTGGGTAATAATCTCCATGCAATAAGGTTTTTCCTTCAGATAAATATTTATTTCCTACTTCTTTAATTCTTTCTTTTAATAAGATGTCTTTTTTATATGGAATGGAAAGTTCTTCTAGTCCTGGTTGAATATCATTTAAAGAAAAACCATTGTTTTCTATAAAAGGAAGTTCAAAAATATGTTGATGATTTAATAAACGTAATCCTTTGTTTTCTGGGTAACTTTCAGGTGTTTTTGAGTTGTGAATATTAGCAATAACATTAATAAGTAATTCCAGTTGTTGTATTTCAATTTCATCTGAATTATACAAATTAGTCATGTCTTCACATTCTCCTAAATCTTCTAAAATTAATAAATGATTTTCAGAATTGTATTGTAATATTTTAGGAAGGTGTTTGTCTAGTAATGTATTATTAGCTATTGTTTTGTAAAATTGATATTCAACATCAATGCGTTCAATTGGAGCGTCAATGTTTTTATATTTTTGAACAAAAGGACGAGATTGCTTTAAAATAAATGAACGTAGGTTAGTTTTAATACGTAAAACCACATTCATGTTACCTTCTCCAGGTTTTGTTACTTTAATTATGTTTTCATTGTTGTCTGTTAAAAAATCAATTTTTTGTAATAATTTTTTAATTTCTTCTAAAGAAGTCTGTTGATCAATAAACATAAAATTAGGTGTTATAATTTTTCTAAAGCACTCCAAAAGTTATGCTTCATTTTATCAGTATTTATATTTGTATGAATACCAATTGTACGTTGTGTGTTTTCTGGTGGAGTTAAAAAACCTTTTACGGTAGACCATTCTGGTTGTGCCAATGCTTCAATAATTGCAACATCCCACATTGTCCATTTTTCTTTTTTAGGATCGTCTTTAGTCCACCAACGCTCATAAGTTTCCCAACGTTTTATCAAATAATTAGCAACACCTTTTTTGTTTTTTAGTTGACGATCTACTTCTTGTTTTGTAAACACTAATTTTTGACTAGTTGTAGCTGTCATTACATTAAGATCTAGAGTTTTTGTGTTCAACAAAACCTCTACCGCTATAGGGTCGTTTCCTGAATTAAATTCTTTTTTATTATAAGTATTTGTTGCTACTGTGTGCCAAAATCCAAGATAATGTACTTTTATTTTAGATATAATAGAAGGATCCTCTAAAATTGCTGAAGCCACATTTGTACAAGAACCTAAGATTATTATATTTAGTTTTTCATCCTTTTTCATTCGATGAGCAGTTTCAATAATAAACTTTGATGCTTCAGATGTAACAGGTTTTCCGTATTCTGTTAAAGGAGAATTACTGCCCAATGGCAAGGAAATACCTTTAACGTTCATTAATTTTAGAATTTCTTCATTAATTTGCTGGCTTTCTTCAACGGTGTTTTCTGAAGCCAATGGAGATGTATGAAACTGAGCTGAACTTATACCGATTAAATTAAAATTTGGTTCTAAAATAGCTCTAACAATCGCATATAAATCATCAACTTCATTAGCTGTATCAGCATCAATAATTAAAGGTAAAGGTTTAAGCGTTTCTTGTGATTTTGCTGATAAAGAGCAGAAAATAAATAAGCCGAAAAAAACGTGTAAACCTATTATTTTGGAGGCTTTAGTTGTGTGAAATTTCATAAAAATTATTTGTCCATTAATTGCTGTTAAATACTTTCAACAAACGTTGAAAATATTTTTTTATGAAGCTCTAAATCCATGTTTGCAGAGAGCGCCACACGAGCAATATAATCTTTGTCTCCTTCTTTAGTTGTTCCTTGCGTAGAAGTGGCAGGAATTGTCCAGTAACATCCTTTTAATTGTCCATAACTTACGCAATACTTGCTTTCAGTAGGGATTTCAGTAATCATTAAATTGATTAATTTATGATTCAAGGCTCTTTTATACGTTTCCTTTTCTTCAGTTGTATTTCCTTTTGTAGGAAGATCTAATGAAAAAACAGAAGGCGTAAAACCTTGTTGCGCTAACTCTTCAGAAACAAAATTAATTTTAGCTTCAGGTAAAGTTTCGTGGATAAAATTTACGAACTCGCGAGTGTTTTTATAAGCATCTACAATTCGTTTATTCATAGAAGGTAATTGTTCCGCTAATATTTCATATTGAAGATCTGTAGCTTCATTATCACAAAGAGTTAAGTGTAAAGCTATTTTTTCCATTAAAGCTGAAGTTTTTATGTTTCCCACACAATAACCAGCAGTACATTTTCCGCCACTTGGAAATTTAGAGCCACTTGCAAAAGAAATAGTTCTAACAGTTGAAAGTATATCGTTTTCACCTAAAAAACGAACGTTAGGGCAGAAAGTTTGATCTAAAATAAATACAGGATCAATAGCAATATTTCCTTTTGAAGTAGTACGTTCTTTACTAAGAACGGTTCTTAAATCGATAAGATTTGGAACTTCAACTCGGGGATTTGTAGGTATTTCTGCAATTATATATGGAATTGCATCTTGCGCTGCAATTTTAGTTAAAACCATGTCGATACTTTTTACCATATCATTATCGCCATCAACAGGTAAATCAACTACTGCTACATTTTTTATGCATGCTGCAACTCTTCTTGCTTGGTCGTTTGTGCCTCCGTAACAATTTGGAGGAACAATAATTTTTATGGCTTTACCAGGGTTTTTTTCTTGAGCATCATCAATTAAGCCCATTAAAATAGCATATTGAATAGATAATCCGCTTGAAGAAACTAAAGGTTTTGTATTTGTGTCTGTAATCTCTTTGATAGAATTTAAGACACTTTCTTTTTTAGCTTCGTCTATGTTTTTATGCTCAACTGTAGTTTCAGAAATTAAAGACTCTAGTGCAACAAGGCAATTTGCAGGTGTCATTGCAATAGTTTCTCTTCTTCTTACATGTTGAATGTCTGAAATATAATTTTCATTTTGCTTACCATTTACCAATAAAATACTCCCTAAATGAGCGTGTAAGCTGATAAAAAAATCAATATTAGAATTTAAATTTGAAACTTCAATTTTATCGTTTTGAGAGATGAAGATTGTACTTCCGTTAAATTCAGAAACCTCTTTAATATTTTCAATAGACTTTAATTCAAATTGATAACCGTAAACAGTTCTTAGAATTTCGGCATTAAAGTTTTGAGGAAGTTCACCTGAATAAACTATTTGTGTGTTTTTATTTTCTAACAAATTCTTTCTTAAAATAGCCAAAACAGGTATCGTTTTAGAATCAAAACTGATTACATTTTCTGATTTTAAGTTATTTAAATTTCCAATTGTCCATTCTAATATACAAGATAAAGGATGTCCTAATCTTATGTAATCATAAGCGGTTGGTAATTCATTTAAAGATAGTAATTCTGAATTATCGTTGTTGTATAGAAGTTCAAATTGTTCTAAGAACTCTGTTTTTGCTAGCGTTTCATTATAAATATCTAATCTGTGTGTAGTTAAACTCAACCAACTAGTTGGCATATTATTTAAAACGCTCTTAATATATTGTACTTTTTTGTTGTTTTTCATGTTACTTAATGCTGGGTAATTAGACTTTAGTAGTCGTAAAAAAAATGTCCAAATTTCAATGGAGTAAGTTTAGCAAAATTACCCAAAAAGGAGTTTACAAACAAGCAAAAATAAGGCATAAAAAAAAAAGCTCAGTTAATACTGAGCTTTAGTAATTTATAAAGGCTATTTTTTTTAGTTTCTATCAATAACATCTCCAGAACCAACAGAGCTTGTGTTAATTTTAGAAGGTTTTCCTTTGTAATAAACACTTCCAGAACCAACAATACTCGCTTTAATTTTATTGCTAACATTTGTTTTTACACTACCAGAACCTGCAATACTTGCTTTTAAATCTTCAGTTTCTAACTCGTAAGCTTTAATACTTCCAGAACCTGCAATAGAACATTTTAAAGTAGTTGATTTACCAGATAATTTAATATCTCCAGAACCACCAATAGATGCGCTAAGAGTTGTTGCTTCTACTTCAGTTACAATATTTCCAGAACCACCAATTGCTACTGAAACACTGTTAGATTTAATCGGTTTTTTAACAAAAACATTACCAGAACCACCTAAAGATACTGCTTCAATAGTTTCAAAAGGAACTGTAGCTGTTAATTTTTTAGTGGTACGAACGTTGGTGTTATTTTTAAATTTAATTTCTAATTTACCATTATTTACTTCTGTAATAATGTATTCTAAAACGTTTTCTTCTCCTTCTAAAGTTACTTTTCCTTCTTTACCAGCAATAAGAATTACGTCAAAAGAACCACCAACGGTAACTTTATCAAAACCACCAACTTTTCTAACTTCAGTTGTTACTTTTCCGTTTCCTTTAATTTTTTCTGAATTTCCCCACCATTGGGCATTTGCAGTTAAACTTATTGTTAAAACTAGTAATGTTATATATGCTTTTTTCATGATAATAGGATTTAAATTTTTAGTCGTTTAGTTTTAAGGATACGCCACCGTAACCAGATTTTATATGTATTTTAGAAGAATTGCTTCCTTTTCCAAAAGAACCTTCGTAAAATTTTTTAGATGTTTTTTTAATGCTTTTTCGCATGTTTATTTTTTCATCTGGATAGCTAAAACTTGCATATCCTAAGTCAATTGTGAAATCGAAATTATTAGCGCTACTTGTTCCAATTTTTATACCTGCGTAGCTTCCGTCAATTGTAACATTTTCAAAACCTTTTGCAAGATTTTTTACGCGTAAACCACCATAATCTGTATCTATTGTTAGGTTCTTATTTACGGTTCCTAACTTCATGCTTGCATAATCTGAATTTCCATTAATATCATTAGCTTCATCAATAGTTACACTTCCATAATCGCTATTAAAATCTACAATATCTGCTTCTCCAATGTGTATGTTAGAGTAATCTGCATTTGTTTTAATTTTGTTAGTTTTTTCTATTAAAAGTTTAGAATAATCAATTGAAACATCTCCAGAATTCATATAGTTTATAGTAGATTGAGAACAGTAGTCTAAATCGATCATGTTATTTTTGTTGTGTAATTCTTCAATTAATATTTTACCATAATCGCAACTAATATTAGCTTCTCCTTCTAGTTCTCCAAGAATGATATTTCCATACTTATTGTTAAAATCTACATTGTTGGTTCTTGGCATTTTAATAACATAATTAATTTGATAACTCATGTTGTTGCTTTTTCCCCACCAAGAAGACCAACTAGATTTTTGGCTTCCTAAAATTGTTCTAGCTTCTACCAAACTTTTAGTAGCATCAAATTCAATTTTTATACTGTTTAGTTTATCTTCAACACTGTCTAAGTTATTTCCTTTTACAGTAATTTTCACATCAATTTCCACACGGTTTTCATTCCAAGTGGTAACCGTTATATTTCCATATTTGTTACTAATGTCTACTGTAGCATCGCTGTTAACATTAAACTCTTTTTTAATGGTTCTACTTTTTTCGTGCTTTTTCTTCGGATTAGTATTTGCAAATAAAATTGCGGGTATTAATAAAAAGAAAAATGTAATTTTATATATAGGCTTCATCTTTTTGAATTGTATTTGTATTCTTAATTTCTTCTATTTGCTGTATAACGTTGTTTAGAATTTCTAAACGCTGTTGGTAATTGTTAATCATTTCGTAGACAATTCGTTTTTCGTAACCGTTTTCGTTTAATTCGTCTATAAAATACTTGTATCTATCTTCTAATTTTTCTAATTCTTCTAAAGCATCTTCAATAATTACTTCAGTATCTAAGCTTCTGTGTTTTTCTAATTCTTTTAACTCGTGATGAATTGTAGCAACAAAGTAGTTTTGTGTTTCTTCCATTTTGGGAGATAAATCTGCCAAATCTAATTGTGTTGGTTGTTGGTTTGCGCCTAACCAAAAGCCTACAAGTAGAACAACTGAAGCGGCAACGCTTAGCCATTTCCAAGAAGTTTTATTTACTTTTCCTGGATTGTTTAATTTTCTTTTAAAACGTTCTGCATGACCAGAATGAGGTTCATGAAAATCGAATTTATTTTCTGAGAAGAAAGTATCTAAATTATCTTCCATATTCTTGAATTTTATTAGTGTTTGCAAGTGTAACTTGCTTTAATTTTTTCTTGGCACGAGAAACGGTGGTTCGTACATTCTCGTTGCTGTAATTTAATATTTCTGCTATTTCTTCATAATCGTAACCTTCAATTAAATTTAGGGTTAAAACCAATCTGTAATTTTCTTTTAAAGCGTTTAAATATTTTAAAACCTCTTTTGGGTCAATTCCGGAATAATTTACTGGCTCTTCTTCGACATTGTTATCGCTAACAATTTCCATTTTAACATCTTCGTATCTGTTATTCTTTTTAAGTTGTGTTAAACTTTTATTGATAACAATTCTCTTTAACCAAGCTCCAAAAGTTACTTCACCTTTAAATGTGTGTAATTTTGTGAAAGCAGTTAAAAACGCTTCTTGCATTAGATCTTCGGCTTCAAATTCATCTTTCAAAATACGAAATGAAGTATTGTACATAGCTTTGTAATAGCCATTATACACTTCCATTTGTGCAGTTTGATCTGAATTTTTACACCGCTCTATTAGTTTGGTTATATGTTGATTTTGAGCTTTCAATTAATCAGTTCTATAGTAGAGACAAATCAATATTTAATTTGTGACACTTTTTGTAAAAATAAGTAAAATATGATTCCTTAATAGTTGTATTGAGGTTTCTTACTAATTGTCATTCCTGCGTAGGCAGGAATCTTAATAAAGAATTAGCGTTAATTCTTTATTGTTCGTTCAAATTTTGTTTCTTCGTGTTTTAAAGAATTTTTACAATGTCTAAAGTAGTTTTAATAACAGGAGCTTCCTCCGGAATAGGAAAAGCAATAGCAATTTATTTATTAAGTAAAGGATTTACTGTTTACGGAACAAGTAGAAGTGAAGCCAATGCAGCTAAATTTCCTTTTAACTTGGTTGCCTTAGATGTTACAA of the Tenacibaculum todarodis genome contains:
- a CDS encoding cystathionine beta-synthase, translated to MKNNKKVQYIKSVLNNMPTSWLSLTTHRLDIYNETLAKTEFLEQFELLYNNDNSELLSLNELPTAYDYIRLGHPLSCILEWTIGNLNNLKSENVISFDSKTIPVLAILRKNLLENKNTQIVYSGELPQNFNAEILRTVYGYQFELKSIENIKEVSEFNGSTIFISQNDKIEVSNLNSNIDFFISLHAHLGSILLVNGKQNENYISDIQHVRRRETIAMTPANCLVALESLISETTVEHKNIDEAKKESVLNSIKEITDTNTKPLVSSSGLSIQYAILMGLIDDAQEKNPGKAIKIIVPPNCYGGTNDQARRVAACIKNVAVVDLPVDGDNDMVKSIDMVLTKIAAQDAIPYIIAEIPTNPRVEVPNLIDLRTVLSKERTTSKGNIAIDPVFILDQTFCPNVRFLGENDILSTVRTISFASGSKFPSGGKCTAGYCVGNIKTSALMEKIALHLTLCDNEATDLQYEILAEQLPSMNKRIVDAYKNTREFVNFIHETLPEAKINFVSEELAQQGFTPSVFSLDLPTKGNTTEEKETYKRALNHKLINLMITEIPTESKYCVSYGQLKGCYWTIPATSTQGTTKEGDKDYIARVALSANMDLELHKKIFSTFVESI
- a CDS encoding head GIN domain-containing protein, whose amino-acid sequence is MKKAYITLLVLTISLTANAQWWGNSEKIKGNGKVTTEVRKVGGFDKVTVGGSFDVILIAGKEGKVTLEGEENVLEYIITEVNNGKLEIKFKNNTNVRTTKKLTATVPFETIEAVSLGGSGNVFVKKPIKSNSVSVAIGGSGNIVTEVEATTLSASIGGSGDIKLSGKSTTLKCSIAGSGSIKAYELETEDLKASIAGSGSVKTNVSNKIKASIVGSGSVYYKGKPSKINTSSVGSGDVIDRN
- a CDS encoding phosphotransferase yields the protein MFIDQQTSLEEIKKLLQKIDFLTDNNENIIKVTKPGEGNMNVVLRIKTNLRSFILKQSRPFVQKYKNIDAPIERIDVEYQFYKTIANNTLLDKHLPKILQYNSENHLLILEDLGECEDMTNLYNSDEIEIQQLELLINVIANIHNSKTPESYPENKGLRLLNHQHIFELPFIENNGFSLNDIQPGLEELSIPYKKDILLKERIKEVGNKYLSEGKTLLHGDYYPGSWMRKGNDIYIIDPEFSFLGFAEFDLGVLAAHAILISQNRTVLSTIEKNYPQKIDSKLLNQVAGIEIMRRLIGLAQLSISLTIKEKGELLKTAYSLVMD
- a CDS encoding NAD(P)H-dependent flavin oxidoreductase — protein: MKNNKITQLFNIKYPIIQGGMIWVSGYKLASAVSNAGGLGLIGAGSMYPDVLREHIQKCKKATDKPFGVNVPMLYPQIDKIMNIIVEEGVKIVFTSAGNPKTWTAFLKEKGITVVHVVSSVKFALKAEAAGVDAVVCEGFEAGGHNGREETTTFTLIPMVKEQVKIPVISAGGIGTGRGMLAAMVLGADGVQIGSRFAATLESSAHDNFKQTIVNVKDGGTQLTLKELAPVRLVKNKFFQEVQELYKQNPTVGQIKELLGRARAKRGMFEGDLEDGELEIGQIAGLIHEIKPAKDVLEEIIAEYNLVKENL
- a CDS encoding nucleoside hydrolase yields the protein MKFHTTKASKIIGLHVFFGLFIFCSLSAKSQETLKPLPLIIDADTANEVDDLYAIVRAILEPNFNLIGISSAQFHTSPLASENTVEESQQINEEILKLMNVKGISLPLGSNSPLTEYGKPVTSEASKFIIETAHRMKKDEKLNIIILGSCTNVASAILEDPSIISKIKVHYLGFWHTVATNTYNKKEFNSGNDPIAVEVLLNTKTLDLNVMTATTSQKLVFTKQEVDRQLKNKKGVANYLIKRWETYERWWTKDDPKKEKWTMWDVAIIEALAQPEWSTVKGFLTPPENTQRTIGIHTNINTDKMKHNFWSALEKL
- a CDS encoding RNA polymerase sigma factor, whose amino-acid sequence is MKAQNQHITKLIERCKNSDQTAQMEVYNGYYKAMYNTSFRILKDEFEAEDLMQEAFLTAFTKLHTFKGEVTFGAWLKRIVINKSLTQLKKNNRYEDVKMEIVSDNNVEEEPVNYSGIDPKEVLKYLNALKENYRLVLTLNLIEGYDYEEIAEILNYSNENVRTTVSRAKKKLKQVTLANTNKIQEYGR